The following coding sequences lie in one Moritella viscosa genomic window:
- the pfaD gene encoding putative polyunsaturated fatty acid synthase, giving the protein MSSLGFNNSNTINWAWKVDPASVHTQDVEIKAALMDLAKPLYVANSVASSVANNSGVMGITNHTSVSGAISNNVDVLAFAQKLTPEDLGDAAYKKQHGVKYAYHGGAMANGIASVELVVALGKAGLLCSFGAAGLVPDAVEDAIRRIQAELPNGPYAVNLIHAPAEEALERGAVERFLKLGVKTVEASAYLALTEHIVWYRAAGLSKNSDGTINIDNKVIAKVSRTEVGRRFMEPAPQKLLDKLLVQGKITPQQAALALLVPMADDITAEADSGGHTDNRPFLTLLPSIIGLRDEVQAKYNFSPALRVGAGGGIGTPEAALAAFNMGAAYIVLGSVNQACVEAGASEYTRKLLSTVEMADVTMAPAADMFEMGVKLQVLKRGSMFAMRAKKLYDLYVAYDSIEDIPAAEREKIEKQIFRSNLDEIWAGTIAFFTERDPEMLARAMSSPKRKMALIFRWYLGLSSRWSNTGEEGREMDYQIWAGPSLGAFNSWVKGSYLEDYTRRGAVDVALHMLKGAAYLQRVNQLKLQGVSLSTELGSYRTSD; this is encoded by the coding sequence ATGTCGAGTTTAGGTTTTAATAATAGCAACACGATCAATTGGGCTTGGAAAGTCGATCCAGCGTCAGTGCATACGCAAGATGTAGAAATTAAGGCCGCCTTGATGGATCTGGCTAAGCCGCTTTATGTGGCGAATAGTGTTGCAAGTAGTGTCGCTAATAATTCGGGTGTTATGGGTATTACTAACCATACTTCAGTATCTGGTGCAATCAGCAACAATGTTGATGTACTGGCATTTGCACAAAAACTTACCCCAGAAGACCTAGGCGATGCAGCTTATAAAAAGCAACACGGGGTTAAATATGCCTACCATGGTGGCGCAATGGCGAACGGTATTGCGTCGGTTGAACTTGTTGTCGCATTAGGGAAAGCGGGACTGCTATGCTCTTTCGGTGCCGCAGGTTTAGTTCCTGATGCAGTTGAAGATGCAATCCGTCGTATTCAAGCAGAATTGCCTAATGGCCCATACGCGGTTAACTTGATCCATGCACCAGCGGAAGAAGCACTTGAACGTGGCGCGGTTGAACGTTTTCTAAAGCTTGGGGTTAAAACCGTAGAAGCTTCAGCTTACTTAGCGTTAACTGAGCATATTGTTTGGTACCGTGCTGCTGGCTTATCTAAAAATAGTGATGGCACTATTAATATCGATAACAAGGTTATTGCTAAAGTATCGCGTACAGAAGTTGGCCGTCGCTTTATGGAACCTGCACCGCAAAAATTACTGGATAAGTTATTAGTACAAGGGAAGATTACACCACAACAAGCGGCATTAGCACTGTTAGTGCCAATGGCCGATGATATTACTGCGGAAGCTGATTCAGGTGGTCATACTGACAACAGACCATTTTTAACGCTATTGCCGTCTATTATTGGCCTGCGCGATGAAGTTCAAGCTAAGTATAACTTTTCTCCTGCATTACGCGTAGGTGCTGGTGGTGGTATCGGTACGCCGGAGGCTGCACTCGCTGCATTTAACATGGGCGCAGCTTACATAGTGTTGGGCTCTGTTAATCAGGCTTGTGTCGAAGCTGGTGCATCTGAATATACCCGTAAACTATTATCTACCGTTGAAATGGCCGATGTGACAATGGCACCTGCGGCTGATATGTTTGAAATGGGCGTTAAACTACAAGTATTAAAACGTGGTTCTATGTTCGCTATGCGTGCGAAGAAACTGTATGACTTGTATGTCGCTTATGACTCGATTGAAGATATTCCTGCAGCGGAACGTGAGAAGATTGAAAAACAGATTTTCCGTTCAAACCTTGACGAGATTTGGGCTGGTACTATTGCTTTCTTTACTGAACGAGATCCTGAAATGTTAGCGCGTGCGATGAGCAGCCCTAAGCGTAAAATGGCACTCATCTTCCGTTGGTATTTAGGTCTGTCTTCACGCTGGTCAAATACAGGTGAGGAGGGCCGTGAAATGGATTACCAGATCTGGGCTGGTCCAAGTCTAGGTGCATTTAACAGTTGGGTGAAAGGATCTTATCTTGAAGATTATACCCGTCGAGGTGCTGTTGACGTAGCTTTACACATGCTAAAAGGCGCCGCGTATTTACAACGTGTAAACCAGTTGAAGTTGCAGGGTGTGAGCTTAAGTACTGAATTGGGGAGCTACCGAACTAGCGACTAA
- the pfaC gene encoding putative polyunsaturated fatty acid synthase — protein sequence MENIAVVGIANLFPGSQAPDQFWQQLLEQQDCRSKATAVQMGVDPAKYTANKGDTDKFYCVHGGYISDFNFDAAGYQLDSSYLTELDDLNKWGLYVTKQALADAGYWGCDVLDNCGVILGNLSFPTKSSNQLFMPLYHQVVDNALKSVLHPDFQLTHYTAPKKTHADNALVAGYPAALIAQAAGLGGSHFALDAACASSCYSVKLACDYLHTGKADMMLAGAVSAADPMFVNMGFSIFQAYPGNNVHAPFDKNSQGLFAGEGAGMMVLKRHSDAVRDGDNIYAIIKGGALSNDGKGEFVLSPNTKGQVLVYERAYADAGVDPAAVDYIECHATGTPKGDNVELRSMETFFSRVNNKPLLGSVKSNLGHLLTAAGMPGMTKAMLALGKGLIPATINLKEPLQSKNGYFTGEQMPTSTVSWPTSHGSKTTGLRTAGVSVFGFGGSNAHLVLQQPTQALESNFGVAKPREPLAIIGMDSHFGSASNLAKFKTLLDNNQNTFRELPEQRWKGMESNANVMQSLQLTKAPKGGYVEQLDIDFLRFKVPPNEKDCLIPQQLMMMQVADNAAKDAGLVESSNVAVLVAMGMELELHQYRGRVNLTTQIEDSLLQQGINLTVEQCEELTNIAKDGLASAAQLNQYTSFIGNIMASRISALWDFSGPAITVSAEENSVYRCVELAENLFQTSDVDAVIIAAVDLAGSIENITLRQHFGPVSECGPVNKKGTSNNIFDEQKWLVGEGAAAIVVKLVSQVASQQVYASIDAVSFASGCDAQAIASAADKALTLAGISAADVVCVEAHASGFSAENSAEKTALSQLYPNVNISSVKSNIGHTFNASGIASIIKTALILDQQNTLSSDQKNKHIAINGLGRDNSCAHLILSGSEQVHQAAPAPVGKRRPQLVKTIKLGGQLIADAIVNSASSSLDVIKAQFIGKTLGEVKQPVVMDNLIPQHIQLHSKSEHKAVNTKASNINVAPIKVPTATSTISQYQHTAQPVTAQSVVGVTVKSKSSTEIYQQASTHQAFLQNRLAAQKNLSQLIELQAKISVGSSVQGRPEASASEVATPLTVVSTVVSEKPVVVVNLTSVEALVQAEATQAGFQIKGPVGYNYPPLQLIERYNKPENVIYDQADLVEFAEGDIGKVFGAEYNIIDGYSRRVRLPTSDYLLVTRVTELDAKINEYKKSYMCTEYDIPVDAPFLIDGQIPWSVAVESGQCDLMLISYIGIDFQAKGERVYRLLDCELTFLEEMAFGGDTLRYEIHIDSYARNGEQLLFFFHYDCYVGDKKVLIMRNGCAGFFTDEELSDGKGVIQNDKDKAEFSNAVKSSFTPLLQHGRSQYDYSDMMKLVNGDVAGCFGPQYDLDGRNPSLKFSSEKFLMIERITKIDPTGGHWGLGLLEGQKDLDPEHWYFPCHFKGDQVMAGSLMSEGCGQMAMFFMLSLGMHTKVNNARFQPLPGESQTVRCRGQVLPQHNTLTYRMEVTAMGMAPYPYMKANIDILLDGKIVVDFKNLCVMITEQDESSDYPVTLPSNVKLKTLTSPAVPNVSAPVVVTANSPDLDERGVEPFMFPERPLMRVESDLSAPKTKGVTPIKHFEAPAVARHHRAPNQAPFTPWHMFEFATGNISNCFGPDFDVYEGRIPPRTPCGDLQVVTQVVEVQGDRLDLKNPSSCVAEYYVPEDAWYFTKNSHENWMPYSLIMEIALQPNGFISGYMGTTLKYPEKDLFFRNLDGSGALLKQIDLRGKTIVNKSVLVSTAIAGGAIIQSFTFDMSVDGELFYTGKAVFGYFSGESLTNQLGIDNGKTTNAWFVDNNTPTDNIDVFDLTNQSLALYKAPVDKPHYKLAGGQMNFIDTVSVVEGGGKAGVAYVYGERTIDADDWFFRYHFHQDPVMPGSLGVEAIIELIQTYALKNDLGAQFSNPRFIAPMTKVDWKYRGQITPLNKKMSLDVHITEIITEAGEIRIVGDANLSKDGLRIYEVKNIVLSIVEA from the coding sequence ATGGAAAATATTGCAGTAGTAGGTATTGCTAATTTGTTTCCGGGCTCACAAGCTCCGGATCAATTTTGGCAGCAATTGCTTGAACAACAAGATTGTCGCAGTAAAGCGACAGCCGTTCAGATGGGCGTTGATCCTGCGAAATACACCGCTAACAAAGGTGATACGGATAAATTCTACTGTGTTCACGGTGGTTATATCAGTGATTTTAATTTTGATGCAGCAGGTTATCAACTTGATAGCAGTTATTTAACGGAGTTAGATGATCTAAATAAGTGGGGGCTTTATGTTACTAAACAAGCCCTTGCAGATGCAGGTTACTGGGGCTGTGATGTGCTGGACAATTGCGGGGTTATTTTAGGTAATCTGTCATTCCCAACCAAGTCATCGAATCAGCTGTTTATGCCGTTATATCATCAAGTTGTTGATAATGCATTAAAGTCAGTATTGCATCCAGACTTTCAATTAACACATTATACGGCACCAAAAAAAACACATGCTGATAATGCCTTGGTCGCAGGTTATCCAGCTGCTTTGATCGCCCAAGCTGCTGGTTTAGGTGGTTCACACTTTGCATTAGATGCGGCTTGTGCGTCATCTTGTTATAGCGTTAAATTAGCCTGTGATTACCTGCATACCGGTAAAGCTGACATGATGTTAGCTGGTGCGGTATCAGCAGCAGATCCTATGTTTGTGAATATGGGATTCTCGATTTTCCAAGCTTATCCAGGCAATAACGTTCACGCCCCGTTTGATAAAAATTCACAAGGTTTATTTGCCGGTGAAGGCGCGGGCATGATGGTATTAAAACGCCACAGTGATGCAGTACGTGATGGTGATAATATTTACGCCATTATTAAAGGCGGCGCATTATCGAATGATGGTAAAGGTGAATTTGTATTAAGCCCAAACACCAAGGGCCAGGTATTAGTTTATGAACGCGCTTATGCGGATGCCGGTGTGGATCCCGCGGCTGTTGATTATATCGAGTGCCACGCTACCGGTACCCCGAAAGGTGATAATGTTGAATTACGCTCGATGGAGACCTTCTTTAGTCGAGTTAATAACAAACCGCTGTTGGGGTCGGTTAAATCTAATCTTGGTCATTTGTTAACGGCTGCTGGTATGCCGGGCATGACCAAAGCTATGTTAGCATTGGGTAAAGGCCTTATTCCAGCCACGATTAATCTGAAAGAACCACTGCAGTCTAAAAATGGTTACTTTACTGGCGAACAGATGCCGACGAGTACTGTGTCTTGGCCTACTTCTCACGGGTCAAAAACGACTGGTCTACGAACAGCTGGTGTCAGTGTCTTTGGTTTTGGTGGCAGTAACGCCCATTTGGTATTACAACAACCAACACAGGCGCTTGAATCTAACTTTGGTGTTGCTAAGCCCCGTGAGCCACTGGCTATTATTGGTATGGACAGCCATTTTGGCAGTGCGAGTAACTTAGCGAAGTTCAAAACCTTATTAGATAATAACCAAAACACCTTCCGTGAGTTACCTGAGCAACGCTGGAAAGGGATGGAAAGTAACGCTAACGTCATGCAGTCGTTACAGTTAACCAAAGCGCCTAAAGGTGGCTATGTTGAACAGCTAGATATTGATTTCTTGCGCTTCAAAGTGCCACCAAATGAAAAAGACTGCTTGATCCCACAACAATTAATGATGATGCAAGTTGCTGACAATGCTGCGAAAGATGCAGGACTCGTTGAAAGTAGTAACGTTGCCGTGTTAGTTGCCATGGGGATGGAACTGGAATTACACCAGTATCGTGGTCGTGTTAATTTAACAACACAAATTGAAGACAGTTTATTACAACAAGGTATTAACTTAACGGTTGAGCAATGTGAAGAACTGACTAATATTGCCAAAGATGGTCTCGCCTCTGCCGCGCAGCTAAATCAGTACACCAGTTTTATTGGCAATATCATGGCGTCACGTATTTCGGCGTTATGGGATTTCTCTGGCCCTGCTATTACTGTATCGGCTGAAGAAAACTCGGTATATCGTTGCGTTGAATTAGCTGAAAACCTATTTCAAACCAGTGATGTTGATGCGGTTATTATTGCCGCTGTTGATTTGGCTGGATCAATTGAAAACATTACCTTACGTCAGCACTTTGGTCCGGTAAGTGAATGTGGCCCAGTAAATAAAAAGGGTACAAGTAACAACATTTTTGATGAGCAGAAATGGCTGGTCGGTGAGGGGGCTGCGGCTATTGTCGTCAAGCTTGTATCTCAAGTTGCATCACAACAAGTTTATGCCAGCATTGATGCGGTTAGTTTTGCATCAGGCTGCGATGCTCAAGCCATTGCGAGTGCAGCGGATAAAGCCTTAACGTTAGCAGGTATCAGTGCTGCGGATGTGGTGTGTGTAGAAGCACACGCCAGTGGTTTCAGTGCCGAAAATAGTGCTGAAAAAACCGCATTATCACAATTGTATCCAAACGTTAATATCAGTTCTGTAAAATCTAATATCGGTCATACATTCAATGCGTCAGGTATTGCCAGTATTATTAAAACTGCGTTGATATTGGATCAACAGAATACTTTATCCTCAGATCAAAAAAACAAACATATTGCTATTAACGGCCTCGGTCGTGACAACAGCTGTGCACATCTGATTTTATCTGGTTCAGAACAGGTACATCAAGCTGCACCTGCTCCTGTCGGTAAACGCCGTCCGCAGCTGGTCAAAACCATCAAGCTCGGTGGTCAGTTAATTGCCGACGCAATAGTGAATAGTGCCAGCTCATCTTTAGATGTTATCAAGGCGCAGTTTATTGGTAAAACGTTAGGTGAGGTTAAGCAACCTGTCGTTATGGATAACCTGATACCTCAGCATATTCAACTTCATTCAAAAAGTGAACATAAAGCAGTTAATACCAAAGCTTCTAATATCAACGTTGCGCCAATTAAAGTTCCAACTGCAACGTCGACCATTTCCCAATATCAACATACAGCGCAGCCCGTAACGGCTCAGAGCGTTGTTGGAGTGACAGTGAAAAGTAAATCCAGTACAGAAATTTATCAGCAAGCGTCTACGCATCAGGCATTCTTACAAAACCGCTTAGCTGCACAGAAAAACCTTTCACAACTTATCGAACTGCAAGCGAAAATATCGGTTGGTTCATCAGTGCAAGGTCGACCTGAAGCTTCAGCCTCAGAAGTGGCTACGCCATTAACGGTAGTATCGACTGTTGTTTCAGAGAAGCCAGTAGTCGTTGTTAATCTGACAAGTGTAGAAGCACTGGTACAGGCTGAAGCGACACAAGCTGGTTTCCAGATCAAAGGACCTGTTGGTTACAACTATCCGCCATTGCAGCTGATTGAGCGTTATAACAAACCAGAAAATGTTATTTATGATCAAGCTGATCTGGTTGAGTTCGCTGAAGGTGACATTGGTAAAGTATTTGGTGCAGAGTACAACATCATTGATGGTTATTCACGTCGTGTACGCTTGCCAACCTCGGATTATTTGTTAGTAACACGCGTTACCGAGCTTGATGCTAAGATTAATGAATATAAAAAATCATACATGTGTACGGAATATGATATCCCGGTCGATGCACCGTTCCTTATTGATGGTCAGATCCCTTGGTCAGTAGCGGTGGAGTCAGGTCAGTGTGACTTGATGCTGATTTCCTACATAGGTATCGACTTCCAAGCTAAAGGAGAGCGTGTTTACCGATTACTTGATTGTGAATTAACTTTCCTTGAAGAGATGGCTTTCGGCGGCGATACATTGCGTTACGAGATCCACATTGATTCTTATGCACGTAATGGTGAACAGCTATTATTCTTCTTCCACTATGATTGTTATGTGGGTGATAAGAAAGTACTTATCATGCGTAATGGTTGTGCTGGTTTCTTTACTGATGAGGAACTTTCTGATGGTAAAGGTGTGATTCAAAACGATAAAGATAAAGCTGAATTTTCAAATGCAGTTAAATCATCATTTACACCGTTATTGCAGCATGGCCGTAGTCAATATGACTACAGTGATATGATGAAGTTGGTTAACGGTGATGTGGCTGGTTGTTTTGGTCCGCAATATGATCTTGATGGACGTAATCCATCGTTAAAATTCTCATCAGAGAAGTTCTTGATGATTGAGCGCATTACCAAGATAGATCCAACCGGTGGGCATTGGGGATTAGGCTTGTTGGAAGGTCAAAAAGACTTAGATCCTGAGCATTGGTATTTCCCTTGTCACTTTAAAGGTGATCAAGTGATGGCGGGTTCTTTGATGTCGGAAGGCTGTGGCCAGATGGCGATGTTCTTTATGCTCTCACTAGGCATGCATACCAAGGTTAATAATGCACGTTTCCAACCTCTGCCTGGTGAATCGCAAACGGTACGTTGTCGTGGTCAGGTATTACCGCAGCACAATACGCTGACTTATCGTATGGAAGTGACCGCGATGGGGATGGCACCGTACCCGTATATGAAAGCCAATATTGATATCCTTCTTGATGGCAAAATTGTTGTTGATTTCAAAAATCTTTGCGTGATGATTACTGAACAAGACGAAAGCTCAGATTATCCAGTAACGCTGCCGAGTAATGTGAAGCTGAAAACGCTCACGTCCCCAGCGGTTCCAAATGTTTCAGCACCTGTGGTTGTAACAGCCAACAGTCCGGATCTGGACGAACGTGGTGTTGAACCATTTATGTTCCCCGAGCGCCCATTAATGCGCGTAGAATCAGATTTGTCAGCACCGAAAACGAAAGGTGTAACGCCGATCAAACATTTCGAAGCACCAGCGGTTGCAAGACACCATAGAGCGCCTAATCAAGCTCCGTTCACGCCTTGGCATATGTTTGAGTTCGCAACCGGAAACATTTCTAATTGTTTTGGTCCTGACTTTGATGTCTATGAAGGTCGTATTCCACCGCGTACGCCTTGTGGTGATCTACAAGTCGTCACTCAGGTTGTTGAAGTGCAGGGTGATCGCCTTGACCTGAAGAATCCGTCAAGTTGTGTGGCTGAATACTATGTACCGGAAGATGCTTGGTACTTCACGAAAAACAGCCATGAAAATTGGATGCCATATTCATTGATTATGGAAATTGCACTACAACCAAATGGCTTCATTTCAGGCTACATGGGCACGACGTTAAAATACCCAGAAAAAGACCTGTTCTTCCGTAACCTTGATGGCAGTGGAGCACTACTGAAACAGATCGATTTACGCGGTAAAACTATCGTTAACAAATCGGTATTGGTTAGTACTGCAATAGCTGGTGGCGCGATTATTCAAAGCTTCACATTTGATATGTCAGTTGATGGCGAGTTGTTTTATACCGGTAAAGCGGTATTTGGTTACTTTAGTGGCGAGTCTCTGACTAACCAGCTGGGTATTGATAACGGTAAAACCACCAATGCTTGGTTTGTTGATAACAATACACCGACAGACAATATTGATGTGTTTGATTTAACTAATCAGTCATTAGCTCTGTATAAAGCACCTGTTGACAAGCCTCATTATAAATTGGCTGGCGGTCAGATGAACTTTATCGATACCGTGTCAGTCGTTGAAGGTGGTGGTAAGGCTGGTGTTGCTTATGTTTATGGTGAACGTACGATTGATGCTGATGATTGGTTCTTCCGTTATCACTTCCACCAAGATCCGGTTATGCCTGGTTCATTAGGTGTCGAAGCCATTATTGAGTTAATACAAACTTATGCACTGAAAAATGATTTAGGCGCACAGTTCAGTAATCCACGTTTCATTGCGCCAATGACGAAAGTTGATTGGAAATACCGTGGTCAAATTACGCCGCTGAATAAGAAAATGTCTCTGGATGTACATATTACCGAGATCATTACTGAAGCAGGTGAAATACGTATCGTCGGTGATGCTAATCTATCTAAGGATGGTCTGCGCATTTATGAAGTGAAGAATATTGTATTAAGTATTGTTGAGGCGTAG
- the malS gene encoding alpha-amylase — MKLNKISLVLMLVSPSLFASPNLTISTSTTSRDFLLTSESPLVVPLTKASYTLNVTGIEGSCIKPKEQKVRFSQPLALNCDSPTELPIKIRFNGDYAFIFDAENKTLLIKRQPKKSTDKAFKRPLPQVQCDVYKGGEVTINLADTYKDGTQLKDKLSGQVVTVIQQQVTITPAINSGGLILLEPLKGQLKEAKFNWRNANIYFVMIDRFNNQDTSNDNSYGRSKDGKDEVGTFHGGDLKGVIEKLDYIKSLGTSAIWLSPIVEQVRGFVGGGNAGSFPFYSYHGYWARDFTKIDANFGNENDLKRLVEEAHKRGIKVLLDVVINHPGYATLTDLQCDQIPVVTPSQSWPAQWSDWQPIAGRNWHSFNDNIDYDNAAWSQWWGGDWVRASLPNYPKPGSNDLTLSLAGLPDFVTESTKSVTPPQWLLNNPGTRVISRDNYTVADYLIEWQTDWVKRFGIDGYRIDTVKHVSGDVWMRLKQAATKSLNDWREANDETGQPFWMMGEVWGHSAYRGPYYDDGFDALLNFDMQKKMDEGALCFSKMADTYQHYADTLKEKPDFNPVSYMSSHDTELFFGRFKSFEMQRNAASALLLSPGAVQVYYGDEVARNIGAYADDFHQGTRSDMNWSLDANRQQLLKHWQTLGQFRLAHPAIGAGTHKEIKQQKGYAFSRTLGDDKVVVVFVGKQGTDTLK, encoded by the coding sequence ATGAAATTAAATAAAATAAGTCTTGTACTCATGCTTGTAAGCCCAAGCTTGTTTGCTTCACCCAATCTAACCATCTCAACCAGCACTACTAGTCGAGACTTCTTGCTCACTAGTGAGTCTCCGCTGGTGGTTCCACTTACCAAAGCAAGCTATACCTTAAATGTTACTGGAATTGAAGGAAGCTGCATTAAGCCAAAAGAACAAAAGGTAAGGTTTAGTCAACCACTGGCTTTAAATTGCGATTCACCGACTGAATTGCCTATTAAAATCAGGTTTAATGGTGATTATGCATTCATATTTGATGCTGAAAATAAAACACTGTTAATAAAACGTCAGCCCAAAAAATCCACTGACAAAGCATTCAAACGTCCTTTACCACAAGTGCAATGTGACGTCTATAAAGGTGGAGAGGTTACTATTAACCTTGCCGATACCTATAAAGATGGCACTCAATTAAAAGATAAACTAAGCGGGCAAGTTGTCACTGTTATTCAACAGCAAGTAACCATTACGCCTGCAATTAATAGTGGGGGATTAATATTATTAGAGCCACTAAAAGGTCAACTCAAAGAAGCTAAATTTAACTGGCGCAACGCAAATATTTATTTTGTTATGATTGATCGTTTTAATAATCAAGATACAAGCAATGATAATAGTTATGGTCGCAGTAAAGATGGAAAAGATGAGGTTGGAACCTTTCATGGTGGCGATTTAAAAGGGGTTATTGAGAAGCTTGATTATATTAAGAGCTTAGGAACAAGTGCTATTTGGCTTTCACCTATTGTAGAACAAGTACGGGGATTTGTCGGTGGTGGTAACGCTGGCTCGTTTCCATTTTATAGTTATCACGGCTATTGGGCTCGTGATTTTACTAAAATAGATGCGAATTTTGGTAATGAAAATGATCTCAAGCGTTTGGTTGAAGAAGCGCATAAGCGGGGCATTAAAGTGTTACTCGATGTCGTCATAAACCACCCCGGATATGCCACTTTAACAGATTTACAGTGTGATCAAATTCCTGTCGTAACTCCCTCTCAAAGCTGGCCTGCGCAATGGAGCGATTGGCAACCTATTGCGGGGCGAAATTGGCATAGTTTTAATGACAATATTGATTATGATAATGCTGCATGGAGTCAGTGGTGGGGAGGTGATTGGGTCCGTGCTAGTTTACCTAATTATCCAAAACCAGGCTCCAATGACCTTACGCTTTCACTTGCAGGGTTGCCTGACTTTGTCACAGAATCCACCAAGTCTGTTACTCCTCCACAATGGCTATTAAATAACCCCGGAACACGAGTCATTAGCCGTGATAACTATACTGTAGCGGATTACTTGATAGAGTGGCAAACCGACTGGGTGAAGCGTTTTGGTATTGATGGTTATCGTATAGATACTGTAAAACATGTGTCTGGTGATGTATGGATGCGCTTAAAACAAGCTGCAACCAAAAGTTTAAATGATTGGCGCGAAGCGAATGATGAAACAGGACAACCATTTTGGATGATGGGAGAGGTATGGGGGCATAGCGCTTACCGTGGCCCTTACTATGATGACGGTTTTGACGCTCTGCTCAATTTTGATATGCAGAAAAAAATGGATGAAGGGGCTCTCTGTTTTAGCAAGATGGCCGATACTTACCAACATTACGCAGATACACTCAAAGAAAAACCCGACTTTAATCCTGTGAGTTATATGTCATCTCATGATACAGAGCTTTTCTTTGGACGATTTAAGTCATTTGAAATGCAGCGTAATGCAGCCAGTGCCTTATTGCTAAGTCCTGGTGCTGTTCAAGTTTATTACGGTGATGAAGTGGCAAGAAATATAGGCGCTTATGCAGATGATTTCCATCAAGGAACCCGTTCTGATATGAATTGGTCATTGGATGCTAACCGCCAGCAATTACTTAAACACTGGCAAACACTCGGACAATTTAGACTGGCTCATCCAGCTATTGGTGCCGGGACTCATAAGGAGATTAAGCAACAAAAGGGCTATGCATTTTCTCGTACGTTAGGTGATGATAAGGTTGTTGTTGTATTTGTAGGTAAACAGGGTACAGATACATTAAAATAA
- a CDS encoding putative SnoaL-like polyketide cyclase encodes MNKILKSIVISLPLLFISNVYSAELKPKVIVSEQLSGTSSQLEIKAAMTYAKFWNTGKESYAREALAKDFIDMTPPEGRIPGVEGVLKASKDFRSVVPNLSVDVEHLLVTGDYVTVRYRFKGNFTGTMGNIKGSGQQINFNAVDVYQIKNGQIYKNWHLEDYATFNQQVESAI; translated from the coding sequence ATGAACAAAATATTAAAAAGCATTGTTATTTCATTACCCTTACTATTTATTTCAAATGTATATTCAGCAGAGCTGAAGCCGAAAGTTATAGTTTCGGAACAATTATCGGGTACTAGTTCACAGTTAGAAATAAAAGCAGCAATGACGTATGCTAAATTTTGGAATACAGGTAAGGAATCCTATGCCCGTGAAGCGTTAGCAAAAGACTTTATTGATATGACACCACCCGAAGGGCGAATTCCTGGTGTTGAAGGTGTACTAAAAGCATCGAAAGACTTTCGCAGTGTTGTCCCTAATCTTTCGGTTGATGTCGAGCACCTTTTAGTTACCGGTGACTATGTGACAGTTCGTTACCGTTTCAAAGGTAACTTTACTGGAACAATGGGGAATATAAAAGGAAGTGGACAACAAATCAATTTTAATGCTGTTGACGTATATCAAATAAAGAATGGCCAAATTTATAAAAACTGGCATTTAGAAGACTATGCAACGTTTAATCAACAGGTTGAAAGTGCTATTTAG
- a CDS encoding membrane protein: MLISAPSNFDCILIRMHRIRNKHVFQQVMAFFVIIALLFQIYIAATITLNPSEVLQKNWLSKLQGEKILLCTPQGFKWVSVNELITQNSDGSHSAEEDHQSLQFSCPLLKAFQHFIVFAVLLVYLLSVWLNRSTPRAPQYNYTSYQQKVYLSFAPKQSPPFAFYA, from the coding sequence TTGCTAATATCGGCGCCGAGTAATTTTGACTGTATATTGATTCGAATGCATAGAATAAGAAATAAGCATGTATTTCAACAGGTAATGGCATTTTTTGTCATTATTGCTTTGCTATTTCAAATTTATATCGCCGCTACAATCACTTTAAACCCAAGTGAAGTACTGCAAAAAAATTGGTTGAGTAAATTACAAGGTGAAAAGATCTTGCTGTGTACACCGCAAGGCTTTAAGTGGGTTAGTGTGAACGAACTCATTACTCAAAATAGTGACGGTTCTCATTCCGCAGAGGAAGACCATCAATCGCTGCAATTTAGCTGCCCACTTCTTAAAGCATTCCAACATTTTATTGTTTTTGCCGTTCTACTAGTATATTTACTGTCGGTATGGCTTAATCGCTCGACTCCTCGTGCCCCACAATATAACTATACAAGTTACCAACAAAAAGTATATTTATCATTCGCGCCTAAACAATCACCGCCTTTTGCCTTTTATGCATGA